In Temnothorax longispinosus isolate EJ_2023e chromosome 2, Tlon_JGU_v1, whole genome shotgun sequence, one DNA window encodes the following:
- the LOC139808578 gene encoding uncharacterized protein — protein MWKVVVRGIRETLERRVCRTNVYSQSSQDNAKNEVKTSLTCQQKFLPPVFITCDKGFCGSAKSSGANNKQHDWNTKHSWPEAVGWSSVLAAGWVVCQTLCLRKRVFDRDSNETSKSKLRGYSRVSFILMQLLNLHPRKILPVTNCTGTSNKLAKTSNLQESDSQWTAEKPFGPITIEEAFKEAADEFTNTHKIVVGEYELRYGIKALEEKRYKDALAHFSAGAKLSSPGSMFNLGLCYELGIGTLADQAKAAKYYNDAAAHDHADALYNLGVFHAQGRGGLPINIDTARTYFTRAARLGQVQAQHALDLEKAEIQSKKNTSPVPNINLKNSGLDKSDGNDTHVKLSDFTLYTNVDDTFSPITKSSKVFLEFLGLKEPSQAPIMISTNDCRVPY, from the exons ATGTGGAAGGTCGTAGTTCGTGGAATCCGAGAAACGTTGGAGCGACGTGTTTGTCGCACCAACGTTTACTCACAATCGTCGCAGGATAACGCGAAAAATGAAGTCAAGACGAGCTTGACATGCCAACAGAAATTTCTTCCACCAGTATTTATCACTTGTGACAAAGGCTTTTGCGGGTCAGCTAAAAGCTCCGGTGCTAACAACAAGCAACACGATTGGAATACCAAGCACAGTTGGCCCGAGGCTGTCGGCTGG tccAGCGTACTGGCGGCTGGATGGGTCGTATGCCAGACGCTTTGTCTCCGTAAAAGAGTCTTCGACAGAGATAGCAATGAGACCTCGAAAAGCAAGTTACGTGGTTACTCTCGAGTTTCATTCATACTtatgcaattattaaatttacatccAAGAAAAATCCTGCCGGTCACTAACTGTACTGGCACTAGCAATAAACTAGCAAAAACATCCAATCTGCAGGAATCAGACTCACAATGGACTGCAGAGAAACCATTTGGTCCTATCACCATTGAAGAG GCATTCAAAGAAGCAGCCGATGAATTTACAAATACCCATAAAATAGTGGTAGGCGAATACGAACTTCGTTATGGTATTAAAGCCTTAGAGGAAAAACGTTATAAAGACGCTTTAGCGCATTTTTCCGCGGGCGCTAAATTATCATCTCCCGGAAGCATGTTTAATTTAGGTCTATGTTACGAATTAGGCATTGGAACTTTGGCAGATCAAGCAAAG GCTgcaaaatattacaatgaTGCCGCGGCTCACGATCATGCCGATGCGTTATATAATTTGGGAGTTTTCCATGCCCAAGGAAGGGGCGGTTTACCAATCAATATTGATACCGCACGCACTTATTTCACCAGAGCAGCAAGATTGGGCCAGGTACAAGCGCAACATGCCCTCGATTTAGAAAAAGCTGAAATTCAATCAAAGAAAAATACCTCTCCTGTACCGAacataaatcttaaaaattcaGGTTTAGATAAGAGTGACGGAAATGATACGCACGTTAAATTAAGCGATTTCACGTTATATACAAATGTTGATGACACATTCAGTCCAATCACAAAGTCCAGCAAAGTATTTTTAGAGTTTCTTGGCTTAAAAGAACCTAGTCAAGCACCCATTATGATAAGTACCAACGATTGTCGCGTGCCATAT
- the LOC139808566 gene encoding pre-rRNA 2'-O-ribose RNA methyltransferase FTSJ3, which translates to MGKKSKIGKQRKDKYYQLAKETGYRSRAAFKLIQLNRKFEFLQKSRVCIDLCAAPGGWMQVARQNMPISSIVIGVDLFPIKPIPGCLSFVEDITTDKCRVAISRELKTWKADVVLNDGAPNVGKSWLHDAYQQAVLTLSALKLATQFLKAGGWFVTKVFRSKDYNPLVWVLKQLFKKVHATKPQASRSESAEIFVVCQYYIAPDKLDPKFFDPKHVFSDLQLETGNKLNVFHPEKQKKAKAEGYPENDYTLYHKLSAKEFIACEDALEALQNASEIVIDDEVIDKHEKTTKEIRECCKDIKVLGRKDLKLLLGWWKALKESQTETKEVENTVKDEAPATISLEEQEDLEDEEIQKQIAELREAEAKELKRKKKKANKERQKLNERLNLKMIHKSDEGPKLEGDDLFKLDQIQTYQQLEQVTNQTPDVLAESDVESDEEVKPNTIQYEKDMGHLDSKGLYYKSEDSEESDTDASDDDTNSEESGLGLDDSDDESTSKPQKKRQFKDPESTPLLTDLDFRDKETKRAHKAALWFEKDVFKNLENEDDADYEMDKMIEQYKKKGGCVLGEEKNMQEKIDEEKKRKRKISESDDTDSDYDVEEMMAPNKKMKKIGGKDGFEIVPRETDKKPKKKKLTPEDLALGSLLIQSKKSRRDLLDSAWNRYAFNDEKLPDWFVKDEEKHMKKDVPVPKELADEYKKRVEDLNVRPIKKVMEAKARKKKRAMRKLDKAKKKVEALMDNTDISSKEKARQVKALYTKARQEPKKEVKYIVAKKHTAQKRSVRPPGVKGRYKIVDPRMKKDLRAAKAKEKTKGRGKKSRGDNRGKKSRAKPKTMKRKSK; encoded by the exons ATGGGGAAAAAATCAAAGATTGGAAAGCAGAGGAAAGATAAATACTATCAACTAGCCAAAGAAACag GTTATAGGTCACGTGCGGCTTTCAAGTTAATTCAGTTAAATCGGAAATTTGAGTTTCTTCAAAAGTCCAGAGTATGCATCGATTTATGTGCTGCACCTGGCGGCTGGATGCAAGTTGCCAGGCAAAATATGCCAATATCATCGATAGTTATCGGTGTAGATTTATTTCCGATAAAGCCTATCCCGGGATGTCTCAGTTTTGTAGAGGATATTACAACGGATAAATGTAGAGTTGCTATCTCACGCGAATTGAAAACATGGAAGGCTGACGTTGTTTTAAACGATGGTGCTCCCAATGTGGGAAAAAGTTGGCTTCATGATGCATATCAACAAGCTGTTTTGACATTATCAGCTCTTAAATTAGCTactcaatttttaaaagctgGTGGTTGGTTTGTAACAAAAGTATTTCGATCTAAAGATTATAACCCATTGGTCTGGGTGCTAAAACAATTGTTTAAGAAG GTACATGCTACTAAACCTCAAGCCTCACGTAGTGAATCTGCagaaatttttgtagtttgTCAATATTATATTGCTCCTGATAAGTTGGATCCTAAGTTCTTTGATCCAAAACATGTCTTTTctgacttacaattagaaactgggaacaaattaaatgtttttcatccagaaaaacaaaagaaagctAAAGCAGAAGGATATCCTGAGAATGATTACACgttatatcataaattatctGCAAAAGAGTTTATTGCCTGTGAAGATGCATTAGAAGCTTTGCAGAATGCTTCAGAAATAGTGATAGACGACGAAGTTATCGACAAGCACGAGAAAACAACTAAAGAAATTAGGGAATGTTGCAAGGATATTAAAGTACTTGGGCGAAAAGATTTGAAGCTTCTACTTGGTTGGTGGAAAGCGTTAAAAGAGTCGCAAACTGAAACGAAAGAAGTGGAGAATACAGTTAAGGATGAAGCACCTGCAACCATTAGCCTCGAGGAACAGGAGGATTTGGAAGACGAGGAAATTCAAAAACAGATCGCCGAGCTCCGGGAAGCAGAAGCTAAAGAGTTAAAAcgcaaaaagaagaaagctAATAAAGAAAGGCAGAAGCTGAACGAACGACTCAATTTGAAAATGATTCACAAGAGCGACGAGGGACCTAAATTAGAAGGAGACGatttgtttaaattagatCAGATTCAGACCTATCAGCAATTAGAGCAAGTTACAAATCAAACGCCTGACGTCTTAGCGGAGAGCGATGTGGAGTCGGACGAGGAAGTGAAACCGAATACGATTCAGTATGAAAAAGATATGGGTCACTTGGACAGTAAGGGTTTATACTATAAATCGGAGGATAGCGAGGAAAGTGATACTGATGCATCGGATGACGATACAAATAGCGAAGAATCTGGACTAG gtTTGGACGATTCGGACGACGAAAGTACAAGTAAACCACAAAAGAAACGACAATTTAAAGATCCTGAAAGCACCCCGTTGTTAACTGATCTAGATTTCCGGGACAAAGAAACTAAAAGAGCTCATAAAGCAGCACTCTGGTTTGAGAAAgatgtatttaaaaacttaGAGAATGAAGACGACGCAGATTATGAAATGGATAAAATGATCGAGCAGTACAAGAAGAAAGGTGGATGCGTCCTCGGAGAAGAGAAGAACATGCAAGAGAAAATAGATGAGGAAAAGAAACGGAAACGCAAAATCAGTGAAAGTGATGACACAGATTCAGATTATGATGTGGAAGAAATGATGGCgcctaataaaaaaatgaaaaagatcgGTGGAAAAGATGGTTTTGAAATAGTGCCACGAGAAACAG ATAAAAAgccgaagaaaaagaaattgactCCTGAAGATTTAGCACTCGGATCGTTACTAATTCAAAGTAAAAAATCTCGAAGAGACTTGCTTGACTCGGCTTGGAATAGGTATGCGTTCAACGACGAGAAATTACCCGATTGGTTTGTGAAGGACGAGGAAAAACATATGAAGAAGGACGTGCCTGTACCTAAAGAACTTGCCGATGAATATAAAAAGAGGGTGGAGGACTTGAATGTGAGACCTATTAAGAAAGTAATGGAAGCTAAAGCAAGGAAAAAGAAACGCGCAATGCGCAAACTTGATAAGGCCAAGAAGAAAGTAGAAGCATTGATGGATAATACGGACATCAGTAGTAAAGAGAAGGCCAGACAAGTTAAAGC GTTGTACACGAAAGCACGTCAGGAGCCAAAAAAGGAAGTTAAGTATATCGTAGCGAAGAAACATACCGCGCAAAAACGGTCCGTTCGGCCACCCGGGGTGAAAGGTCGATATAAAATAGTCGACCCGAGGATGAAGAAAGATTTACGCGCGGCGAAAGCGAAGGAAAAAACTAAAGGGCGTGGAAAGAAAAGTCGAGGCGATAATCGGGGCAAAAAATCGAGGGCAAAGCCTAAAACTATGAAGAGGAAAAGTAAGTAA